A section of the Methanoregula formicica SMSP genome encodes:
- a CDS encoding DUF6448 family protein has translation MALAAAAGAARDPILIFAGNVLSLNRSPTAGMKPAGLSEGPVVPRAEKAIETGAPKETIDFILKTVEDDLTHRFHHVMEKE, from the coding sequence ATGGCTCTCGCCGCAGCAGCGGGGGCAGCCCGAGACCCGATCTTGATCTTCGCCGGGAACGTCCTGTCCCTGAACCGTTCACCGACCGCCGGGATGAAACCTGCCGGCCTGAGCGAGGGCCCGGTCGTGCCAAGAGCTGAGAAAGCAATCGAGACCGGCGCTCCCAAAGAAACGATCGATTTTATCCTGAAAACCGTTGAGGACGATCTTACCCACCGCTTCCATCATGTCATGGAAAAGGAGTAG
- a CDS encoding DUF2179 domain-containing protein, producing the protein MDLVLPLIILVARIVETTMETIRLVYVTKGHKYLASGIGTLKIGIWVLSTGLVLTNLDNIPGIVAYMLGYGVGTLLGMTIESWIGLGTVIIRIFCTKDPEPLIRHLGDLGYGTTRINGAGQFVSSVAVLLSMVPRKETGRLLEVLKTKYPDAHFTIEDVSTMSEREIYFGTRNRRGILGFTGYS; encoded by the coding sequence ATGGACCTTGTCTTACCCTTAATCATCCTTGTTGCCCGGATTGTCGAGACAACCATGGAGACGATCCGGCTCGTGTACGTAACGAAAGGCCACAAGTATCTCGCGTCGGGAATCGGGACGCTGAAGATCGGCATATGGGTGCTCTCCACCGGGCTTGTCCTGACGAACCTTGACAATATTCCCGGTATTGTCGCCTACATGCTGGGATATGGTGTCGGGACACTCCTTGGCATGACCATCGAATCGTGGATCGGCCTTGGCACGGTCATCATCAGGATCTTCTGCACAAAAGATCCGGAACCGCTCATCCGGCATCTGGGGGATCTCGGGTACGGGACTACCCGCATTAATGGCGCCGGCCAGTTCGTCTCGTCCGTCGCGGTCCTGCTGAGTATGGTGCCAAGAAAAGAGACGGGACGCCTGCTTGAAGTCTTAAAGACGAAGTATCCCGATGCGCATTTCACCATCGAGGATGTCTCAACGATGAGTGAGCGGGAGATCTATTTCGGCACGCGGAACCGCAGGGGCATTCTGGGTTTCACCGGATACAGTTGA
- a CDS encoding ferredoxin, translating to MSIYRSTSVSCDSCRDACPGFFEQNPDDTFSQVVEKYRLGGNPGTGTPLSDLEACAQDAADLCPVQIITIDGS from the coding sequence GTGAGCATCTATCGTTCAACCAGTGTCAGCTGCGATTCCTGCCGGGATGCCTGCCCGGGCTTCTTTGAACAGAACCCGGATGACACGTTCAGCCAGGTTGTTGAAAAATACCGTTTGGGCGGGAATCCCGGGACAGGGACGCCCCTGTCAGATCTTGAAGCATGCGCACAGGATGCTGCGGATCTCTGCCCGGTGCAGATTATTACCATTGATGGTTCCTGA
- a CDS encoding transcriptional regulator encodes MIEKTIHLFTDKEEEFINLLVRIGTKQTIAKTLVLFARLKTATSYDIEHGADLRQPEVSVAVKYLERKGWIENRESVTPNKGRPIKIWTLKVPFKNILDAISREKQGELKARIEMIGKVRNFA; translated from the coding sequence ATGATCGAAAAAACAATCCACCTGTTTACGGACAAGGAGGAGGAATTCATCAACCTCCTTGTCAGGATCGGAACAAAGCAGACCATCGCAAAGACGCTCGTGCTTTTTGCAAGACTGAAGACGGCCACAAGCTATGACATCGAACACGGGGCAGACCTCCGCCAGCCCGAAGTGAGTGTTGCGGTGAAGTACCTTGAAAGGAAAGGCTGGATCGAGAACCGGGAATCCGTTACCCCCAATAAGGGGCGCCCGATAAAGATCTGGACCCTGAAAGTGCCTTTCAAGAATATCCTTGACGCCATCAGCAGGGAGAAGCAGGGCGAGCTGAAGGCACGAATAGAGATGATCGGGAAGGTCAGGAATTTTGCGTGA
- the atwA gene encoding methyl coenzyme M reductase system, component A2: protein MPQPFISVSDLCMEFDETRVLNNISFEIPEGEVLGVIGRSGAGKSVLMHLLRGVEQPPTKGSVVYHMAACNRCAFMDVQSQAGGKCPECGGELVAVDVDLWDEKSDGMKSRVMNRTAIMFQRTFALYGDDRVIENVLHALDDIRYPQEHAVNRAADLIDQVKLSHRMMHIARDLSGGEKQRVVLARQLAKNPAMLFADEPTGTLDPETAKLVHSMLIDAAKKNRMGMVVTSHFSQVIEDMANRAILLADGEIAAIGSPDSVIKSFAKGYHELEETSVAEVGEKILAARDVTKRYISVDRGVVKAVNSVTFDVARKEIFGIIGKSGAGKTTLSRIISGVIEPTGGEMNVLIGDDWVDMTKPGIDQRGRAKEYIGLLHQEYDLFPHRSVLDNLTDSIGLEIPKELAARKAVVTLRMAGFTEEKAKAILNRMPGELSDGERHRVALAQVLIREPRLVILDEPTGTMDPITKQDVKHSILHARDEMDETFIVVSHDMDFVRDICDRLALMRGGKILSIGPTEQVLAQVTDEEKAD, encoded by the coding sequence ATGCCACAACCGTTTATCAGCGTGTCTGATCTCTGCATGGAGTTTGACGAGACCCGGGTCTTGAACAACATCTCCTTTGAGATCCCGGAAGGCGAGGTCCTCGGGGTCATCGGCAGGAGCGGCGCCGGGAAGAGCGTGCTGATGCACCTCCTCCGGGGCGTGGAACAGCCCCCGACGAAAGGGTCGGTTGTCTACCACATGGCAGCCTGCAACCGCTGTGCATTCATGGACGTGCAGAGCCAGGCAGGCGGGAAATGTCCCGAGTGCGGTGGGGAGCTCGTCGCGGTTGACGTCGACCTCTGGGACGAGAAAAGCGACGGGATGAAGTCCCGGGTCATGAACCGGACCGCCATCATGTTCCAGCGTACGTTCGCCCTGTACGGCGACGACCGGGTCATCGAGAACGTGCTCCACGCGCTCGACGATATCCGTTACCCGCAGGAGCATGCAGTGAACCGCGCCGCCGACCTGATCGACCAGGTGAAGCTCTCGCACCGGATGATGCACATCGCCCGCGACCTCTCGGGCGGGGAGAAGCAGCGGGTGGTCCTTGCCCGGCAGCTGGCCAAGAACCCGGCCATGCTCTTTGCCGATGAACCCACGGGGACTCTCGACCCCGAGACGGCGAAGCTTGTCCATTCCATGCTCATCGATGCTGCAAAAAAGAACCGGATGGGGATGGTCGTCACCTCGCACTTTTCGCAGGTGATCGAGGACATGGCCAACCGGGCGATCCTGCTCGCCGATGGCGAGATCGCGGCCATCGGGTCACCGGACTCCGTCATCAAATCCTTTGCAAAGGGGTACCATGAACTCGAAGAGACCAGCGTTGCAGAGGTCGGGGAGAAGATCCTTGCGGCCCGGGACGTGACCAAGCGTTACATCTCCGTGGACCGTGGCGTGGTGAAAGCGGTCAACAGTGTCACGTTCGATGTTGCCAGAAAAGAGATCTTCGGCATCATCGGTAAGAGCGGGGCGGGCAAGACCACGCTTTCCCGGATCATCTCCGGCGTGATCGAGCCCACGGGAGGCGAGATGAACGTCCTGATAGGAGACGACTGGGTGGACATGACCAAGCCAGGTATCGACCAGCGGGGCAGGGCCAAGGAGTACATCGGCCTCCTCCACCAGGAATACGACCTCTTCCCCCACCGGAGCGTGCTCGACAACCTCACCGACTCCATCGGCCTCGAGATCCCCAAGGAACTGGCGGCGAGGAAGGCCGTTGTCACGCTCCGGATGGCAGGTTTCACCGAAGAGAAGGCAAAGGCCATCCTGAACCGGATGCCCGGCGAACTCTCGGACGGGGAGCGGCACCGGGTGGCGCTCGCCCAGGTGCTGATCCGCGAGCCCCGGCTCGTGATCCTCGACGAGCCGACCGGGACCATGGATCCGATCACGAAGCAGGACGTGAAGCACTCGATCCTGCATGCCCGCGACGAGATGGACGAGACCTTCATCGTGGTCTCGCACGACATGGACTTTGTCCGCGACATCTGCGACCGGCTTGCCCTGATGCGGGGCGGGAAGATCCTCTCCATCGGCCCCACGGAGCAGGTCCTGGCCCAGGTGACTGACGAAGAGAAGGCAGACTGA
- a CDS encoding cation:proton antiporter domain-containing protein has product MITSFILDTIVILALAIFVIAVGTRMKIPGVVGFLVTGMIAGPYGLGLVRDPQMVDALAEIGIIFLLFTIGMQFSFKTLFEMKKIVLVAGTLQVVLTILAVYAIMVIFSIPAAIALFFGLLICHSSTTITLKIFQDRAEVNTPYARSTLGISLYQDIMTVPMLIALPILAGHEADLTGAVLNLGLTLVLLLALVFAVAAWVLPRVMPRIVSVRNTEIFLLSIILVCFVITFLSSKLGLSLALGAFLAGLTLSESEYFHQAFVSIVPFRDMFTSFFFISVGMLLNLWFVLENPVLIIVLVIGVLLLKMVIAAGSTLAIGQSLRTSVLAGLALCNIGEFAFVLSVPGKEYGLFPGTSGQAFLAVTVITMALTPFIIAAGPQVADHVCRLPLGKRLRAGCNLPEPEGRDVPALSDHTVIVGYGLNGRHLAKVARIGNIPYIIIDMNPETVEQERRKGEPIFFGDATNEAILTHARIEQARLLVVAVNDPLSTRIITRIARSMNPRLWIIVRTQFLPEVNVLRDLGADEVIPEDFETSVEIFSRVLKKYLVPKGTVENVIRDIRADTYQVLREQAGSGTDLSDLRQNIPDVDITILNVSPDSPVAGKTLSQLNIRRDYGVSILAIRRQKEILANPSGETNIWPGDDVVVLGAPADITRMSLLFRPGDVH; this is encoded by the coding sequence ATGATTACATCATTCATCCTCGATACTATCGTCATCCTTGCCCTTGCCATATTCGTGATTGCCGTCGGGACCCGCATGAAGATCCCCGGCGTTGTCGGATTTCTTGTCACCGGCATGATCGCCGGGCCGTATGGTCTCGGCCTGGTCCGGGATCCCCAGATGGTCGATGCTCTCGCGGAGATCGGTATCATTTTCCTGCTCTTCACCATCGGCATGCAGTTCTCGTTCAAGACCCTCTTTGAGATGAAGAAGATCGTGCTGGTTGCCGGGACGCTCCAGGTCGTACTGACGATCCTTGCCGTGTATGCCATCATGGTCATTTTCAGTATCCCCGCCGCCATCGCCCTCTTCTTCGGGCTTTTAATCTGCCACAGCAGCACGACCATCACGCTGAAGATATTCCAGGACCGGGCGGAAGTAAATACACCCTATGCCCGATCAACGCTCGGGATCTCGCTCTACCAGGACATCATGACGGTCCCGATGCTGATCGCCCTTCCCATCCTTGCGGGGCACGAAGCGGACCTGACCGGAGCCGTGCTGAACCTTGGCCTTACCCTTGTCCTCCTCCTGGCACTGGTTTTTGCTGTCGCGGCATGGGTACTTCCCCGTGTCATGCCCCGTATTGTCTCGGTGCGGAACACGGAGATCTTCCTGTTGAGCATCATTCTCGTCTGCTTTGTCATCACCTTCCTGTCATCGAAACTGGGTTTGTCGCTCGCGCTCGGTGCATTCCTGGCAGGGCTGACCCTGTCGGAATCGGAATATTTCCACCAGGCATTCGTCAGCATCGTGCCGTTCCGGGACATGTTCACGAGTTTCTTCTTCATCTCAGTCGGGATGCTGCTCAACCTCTGGTTCGTGCTTGAAAATCCCGTTCTTATCATCGTTCTCGTGATCGGTGTCCTTCTCCTCAAGATGGTCATTGCAGCGGGGAGCACGCTTGCCATCGGCCAGTCCCTCCGGACCTCGGTTCTTGCCGGGCTTGCCCTGTGCAATATCGGCGAATTTGCGTTCGTGCTCTCCGTGCCCGGGAAGGAATATGGTCTTTTTCCCGGGACAAGCGGCCAGGCTTTCCTTGCTGTCACTGTCATCACCATGGCGCTGACCCCGTTTATCATCGCCGCCGGCCCGCAGGTTGCCGACCATGTCTGCCGTTTGCCACTCGGGAAGCGGCTGCGTGCGGGATGTAATCTTCCCGAGCCGGAAGGCCGGGACGTGCCTGCCCTCTCGGATCATACCGTGATCGTGGGGTATGGCCTCAACGGACGGCATCTTGCAAAGGTAGCGAGGATCGGCAACATCCCGTACATCATCATCGACATGAACCCGGAGACCGTTGAACAGGAGCGGAGGAAGGGGGAACCGATCTTTTTCGGGGACGCCACCAATGAGGCTATCCTGACCCATGCACGGATCGAACAGGCCCGGCTTCTTGTTGTGGCGGTCAACGATCCGCTCTCGACACGAATCATTACCCGGATCGCCCGTTCCATGAATCCCCGGCTCTGGATCATTGTCCGGACCCAGTTCCTTCCCGAAGTGAATGTTCTCCGGGATCTTGGTGCTGACGAAGTGATCCCGGAAGATTTTGAAACTTCGGTCGAGATCTTTTCCCGGGTGCTCAAAAAATACCTGGTCCCGAAGGGGACCGTCGAGAACGTGATTCGTGATATCCGGGCAGATACCTACCAGGTCCTGCGGGAGCAGGCAGGGTCCGGCACCGACCTGTCCGATCTCCGGCAGAACATTCCTGACGTGGATATCACAATCCTGAACGTATCACCGGATTCACCGGTTGCCGGCAAGACTCTGTCGCAGCTCAATATCCGTCGCGATTACGGAGTATCCATCCTCGCAATACGCCGCCAGAAAGAGATCCTGGCTAATCCTTCCGGTGAGACAAATATATGGCCCGGGGACGATGTCGTTGTCCTGGGCGCTCCCGCGGACATCACGCGGATGTCGCTGCTGTTCCGGCCGGGAGATGTCCACTGA
- a CDS encoding response regulator, translating into MPEKIPILYVDDEPDLLEIGRQFLETLGDFTVNTAESVADAKAMLINKPFDVIVSDYQMPGTNGIEFLKYVRQQYPDTPFILFTGRGREEVVIEAINNGAEAYLQKGGAPLPQFTELAQKIRVAVDKYRATRALQRQTVVLGERVKELACLYKLTEIVNAPEISLEGMLKETVDLIPSGYQHPKFTRAHIMFRGAEFSTPGFQRSIWNQNFPLFVDGEWAGSVEVSYTGEWADANSAPFLAEENSLLRGLVRLLENGIARKIADDRLRDNCGIRAPETLNVADPVLKGERDLRLAAEKDLKRSRALQEQLLREVRQRVKNNLHTVHDLLALQSKYIRDDNVLNALQESQNRIKAMALVHEIVYQSPEIANIDLDLYVKTLGKNLLEFYRQKGREVILRTDIPGITLGVNTAIPIGLILNELMSNALKHAFPDRDTGEIFIRVRRQDRNISIVFRDDGVGMPRDLNWRDTRSLGLRMVFSIVEQMKGTIGLDRSRGTEFSMVLEERK; encoded by the coding sequence ATGCCTGAAAAGATCCCGATACTGTACGTTGATGACGAGCCCGATCTGCTCGAGATTGGCAGGCAATTCCTCGAAACTCTGGGCGATTTCACAGTAAATACGGCCGAATCCGTTGCTGATGCCAAGGCTATGCTCATTAACAAGCCCTTTGATGTGATTGTCTCAGACTACCAGATGCCGGGAACGAACGGGATCGAGTTCCTGAAGTATGTACGGCAACAGTATCCGGACACGCCGTTCATTCTCTTTACCGGCCGGGGCCGCGAAGAGGTCGTGATCGAGGCAATCAACAATGGTGCTGAGGCCTATCTCCAGAAAGGCGGGGCTCCCCTTCCGCAGTTCACGGAACTCGCCCAGAAGATCCGGGTTGCCGTGGACAAGTACCGGGCGACCCGGGCACTACAGCGGCAGACCGTTGTCCTTGGGGAACGGGTCAAGGAGCTGGCCTGCCTGTACAAACTGACGGAAATCGTTAATGCGCCGGAAATATCCCTTGAGGGGATGCTGAAAGAGACAGTCGATCTCATTCCATCGGGTTACCAGCATCCAAAATTTACACGTGCTCATATCATGTTCAGAGGGGCGGAATTTAGTACGCCGGGATTCCAGCGCTCGATCTGGAACCAGAACTTCCCGCTTTTCGTTGACGGGGAATGGGCCGGATCTGTCGAAGTCTCATATACCGGGGAATGGGCCGACGCAAATAGCGCACCGTTTCTGGCAGAGGAGAACTCCCTCCTCAGGGGTCTTGTTCGCCTTCTGGAGAATGGTATCGCCCGGAAGATCGCTGATGACCGGCTCAGGGATAACTGCGGAATCAGAGCGCCCGAAACCCTGAATGTCGCCGATCCCGTTCTGAAGGGCGAACGGGATTTGCGCCTTGCTGCCGAAAAGGATCTGAAACGATCGCGGGCACTGCAGGAGCAGCTGCTCCGCGAGGTCCGGCAGCGCGTGAAGAACAACCTGCACACCGTCCACGATCTTCTCGCGCTCCAGTCAAAATATATTCGCGATGACAATGTCCTCAATGCCCTGCAGGAGAGCCAGAACCGGATAAAAGCGATGGCCCTTGTCCACGAAATAGTATACCAGTCCCCGGAAATCGCCAACATCGATCTCGACCTCTATGTGAAAACCCTCGGGAAAAACCTGCTTGAATTTTACCGTCAAAAAGGAAGGGAGGTTATTCTGCGAACCGACATCCCCGGTATCACGCTTGGAGTGAATACCGCAATTCCCATCGGCCTGATTCTCAATGAGCTGATGTCGAATGCACTGAAACATGCATTCCCGGACAGGGACACGGGGGAGATCTTCATCAGGGTCCGCAGGCAGGACCGGAATATTTCCATCGTTTTCCGCGATGACGGGGTGGGGATGCCGCGTGACCTGAACTGGCGCGACACCCGGTCGCTGGGACTCCGCATGGTCTTCTCAATCGTGGAGCAGATGAAAGGCACGATCGGCCTTGACCGCAGCAGGGGAACGGAATTTTCCATGGTGCTGGAAGAGCGGAAATGA
- a CDS encoding Mrp/NBP35 family ATP-binding protein: MTQETRKNPDTCDENCTDNCDTCPSKKTAGAPKGLPPKAKIDVKHVILVLSGKGGVGKSTVSVNLAFALANHGKKTGILDLDFHGPNIPKMLGIEDQRPAVTANTIEPVHVTGNLSALSMAFLLPDTSTPVVWRGPMKMTAIQQFLAEVHWGALDYLVVDLPPGTGDEALTIAQLAPNVRGAVIVTTPQEVAVMDAMRAAKFIEKLDLPVLGVIENMSGMVCPHCGGVVDLFSTGGGKKAAEDLGVPFLGAIPLDPEMVKAGDDGRPYILRHADSLTWKAVDAVMERLVREIDAPKA; encoded by the coding sequence ATGACACAAGAGACACGAAAAAATCCCGATACCTGCGATGAGAACTGCACCGATAACTGCGATACCTGCCCGTCAAAGAAGACTGCCGGCGCACCCAAGGGACTGCCCCCGAAAGCAAAGATCGACGTAAAGCACGTCATCCTCGTGCTGAGCGGGAAAGGCGGGGTGGGCAAGTCCACCGTCTCCGTCAACCTCGCGTTCGCGCTCGCAAACCACGGGAAGAAGACCGGCATCCTCGACCTTGACTTCCACGGGCCCAACATCCCCAAGATGCTGGGCATCGAGGACCAGCGGCCTGCGGTCACCGCCAATACGATTGAACCCGTCCACGTGACCGGCAACCTCTCGGCCCTCTCGATGGCGTTCCTGCTGCCGGACACGAGCACGCCAGTTGTCTGGCGCGGCCCGATGAAGATGACCGCGATCCAGCAGTTCCTTGCGGAAGTGCACTGGGGGGCGCTTGACTATCTCGTGGTCGACCTACCGCCCGGTACGGGCGACGAGGCGCTTACGATCGCGCAGCTCGCCCCCAATGTCCGCGGCGCCGTGATCGTGACAACCCCGCAGGAAGTCGCGGTCATGGATGCCATGCGGGCGGCGAAGTTCATCGAGAAACTGGACCTGCCGGTACTCGGTGTCATCGAGAACATGAGCGGGATGGTCTGCCCCCACTGCGGCGGGGTTGTCGACCTGTTCAGTACCGGTGGCGGGAAGAAGGCAGCAGAGGACCTCGGCGTCCCGTTCCTCGGGGCAATCCCGCTGGACCCCGAGATGGTGAAAGCCGGCGACGACGGGCGCCCCTACATCCTGCGGCACGCGGACTCCCTCACGTGGAAGGCCGTGGATGCCGTGATGGAACGGCTGGTCCGGGAGATCGATGCACCGAAGGCATAG
- a CDS encoding MFS transporter, whose protein sequence is MLSLRPSPELTPDEIERGLSNIIFDGLTTHAFATLTSGIFLIAFALELGASNVVIGLLAAIPPLAELVQIPAVSLIEKVRNRRLVTVITSLASRGLWIFVALIPFLLSPQAGIVCLVLLLIVYSCISSVKHCGWKSWMRDLIPEQILGMYFSRRMALSFAAAIVLSLGAGYFLDHWQNGGGGTAVTGYAVIFLVGSLIGLAGTYFLVRTPEPMMIIRHDVPLRRRLTAWYEDINFRNLIIFLALWSFAVNLAAPFLTVYLLKRLSLDITTIIVLSIVSQLTSILSLPLWGTIADRFSNKSVLKVAGPLFVLCFLALTFTNFPEPHFLTMPLLVIIHIIMGLSTAGVTLAAGNIGLKLAPKGSATSYLAGISIFTALAAGIAPIIGGFFVDHLAECELAWNLSWKSPGFAIIIPTFHLQHWDFFFVLAFVLGLYSVHRLIYVKEEGEIDEPIFIDSLIAYGKDMRNFSTAGGIRNIMRFPVNGMDIQSDNYALRCRPDLKLQKNRDGPVP, encoded by the coding sequence ATGCTGTCGCTCCGCCCGTCTCCCGAGCTTACACCGGACGAGATTGAGCGCGGCTTATCCAATATCATTTTTGATGGGCTTACCACGCATGCATTCGCTACGCTCACAAGCGGCATCTTCCTCATCGCGTTTGCCCTTGAACTCGGCGCATCCAACGTCGTGATCGGCCTCCTTGCTGCAATCCCCCCGCTCGCCGAGCTGGTCCAGATCCCGGCAGTGAGCCTCATTGAGAAGGTGCGAAATCGCCGTCTTGTTACGGTCATCACCTCCCTGGCATCACGCGGGCTCTGGATCTTCGTCGCCCTCATCCCGTTCCTACTCTCACCGCAGGCGGGGATCGTCTGCCTGGTACTTCTCCTCATCGTGTACTCGTGCATATCCTCGGTGAAACACTGCGGTTGGAAATCCTGGATGCGCGACCTAATCCCGGAACAGATCCTCGGCATGTATTTCTCCCGCCGGATGGCGCTCTCGTTTGCGGCCGCTATCGTGCTCAGCCTCGGCGCCGGATATTTCCTCGATCACTGGCAGAATGGCGGAGGGGGGACAGCGGTTACGGGATACGCCGTGATCTTCCTTGTCGGCAGTCTCATCGGCCTTGCCGGGACGTATTTTCTCGTCAGGACCCCGGAACCGATGATGATCATACGGCATGACGTCCCCCTGCGGCGAAGGCTTACCGCATGGTATGAGGATATCAATTTCCGGAACCTGATCATCTTTCTTGCCCTCTGGAGCTTTGCCGTCAACCTTGCCGCACCGTTCCTGACCGTGTACCTGCTCAAACGCCTGTCGCTCGACATCACGACCATCATTGTCCTGTCCATCGTCAGCCAGCTCACAAGTATCCTGTCACTCCCGCTCTGGGGGACCATCGCCGATCGGTTCAGCAACAAATCGGTACTCAAAGTAGCCGGGCCGTTATTCGTCCTCTGTTTCCTCGCCCTGACCTTCACGAACTTTCCCGAGCCGCATTTCCTGACCATGCCGCTTTTGGTCATCATCCATATCATCATGGGGCTCTCAACGGCAGGAGTCACACTTGCTGCCGGGAACATCGGCCTGAAACTGGCGCCGAAAGGGTCCGCTACGTCGTACCTGGCCGGCATCAGCATATTCACGGCACTTGCTGCCGGCATCGCTCCGATTATCGGAGGATTCTTTGTCGATCACCTGGCTGAATGCGAACTTGCGTGGAACCTGAGCTGGAAGAGCCCGGGATTTGCGATCATCATCCCCACCTTCCATCTCCAGCACTGGGACTTCTTCTTCGTGCTTGCTTTCGTCCTTGGCCTGTACTCCGTTCACCGGCTTATTTACGTGAAAGAGGAGGGCGAGATCGACGAGCCGATCTTTATCGACTCCCTCATCGCGTACGGGAAGGACATGCGGAACTTCTCGACAGCGGGGGGAATCAGGAATATCATGCGGTTCCCGGTCAACGGCATGGACATCCAGTCCGACAATTACGCCCTGCGGTGCCGGCCCGACCTGAAACTGCAGAAGAACCGCGACGGACCGGTTCCCTGA
- a CDS encoding cupin domain-containing protein gives MKITEVAQLESVKNPHNVDVRKVFEAPDTSAVVITLKPGESLKKHVTPVAVFFYVLEGTGVVETGEERQSVGRDSVVESPAMIAHTWKNESNAVVRILVVKILTTGKGKDTRLR, from the coding sequence ATGAAAATTACTGAAGTAGCACAATTGGAATCAGTGAAAAATCCGCACAATGTCGATGTACGGAAAGTATTCGAAGCCCCTGATACCTCAGCCGTGGTCATCACGCTGAAGCCCGGTGAATCGCTCAAGAAGCACGTCACACCGGTCGCTGTCTTTTTCTACGTGCTTGAGGGAACGGGTGTCGTTGAAACCGGTGAGGAGCGGCAGAGCGTTGGCAGGGACTCTGTTGTGGAGAGTCCCGCGATGATTGCACACACCTGGAAGAACGAGAGTAATGCTGTGGTTCGTATCCTCGTCGTGAAGATCCTTACCACAGGAAAAGGAAAAGACACCAGACTCCGGTAA
- a CDS encoding type II toxin-antitoxin system PemK/MazF family toxin: protein MKNGDIWLVDLTDAKGHEQRGMRPAIIIGSANGLVVVVPLTSSTGSQSRRSSGT from the coding sequence ATGAAGAACGGCGATATCTGGCTCGTGGATCTCACCGATGCGAAAGGGCACGAGCAGCGGGGGATGCGCCCTGCGATCATTATAGGGAGCGCCAACGGCCTTGTCGTGGTTGTCCCGCTGACGAGCAGCACCGGCTCGCAATCGCGGCGCTCATCCGGGACCTGA
- a CDS encoding transcriptional regulator, with product MPNDILTILDESGGLNAKVFSLVRLKLLASLSVLGPDGATYRELRAALDISDGVLYANLNVLKEMGYLASEKIVSEGKELELYTITPEGLGEWERIRTWLCRFLHCGA from the coding sequence GTGCCAAACGATATCCTCACTATCCTGGATGAATCCGGGGGGCTCAACGCGAAAGTCTTCTCGCTCGTGCGGCTGAAACTGCTCGCGAGCCTCTCGGTGCTCGGGCCGGACGGGGCAACCTACCGCGAACTCCGGGCGGCGCTCGACATCAGCGACGGTGTGCTGTATGCCAACCTGAATGTCCTGAAAGAGATGGGATACCTTGCTTCGGAAAAGATCGTCTCCGAGGGAAAAGAACTCGAACTCTATACCATCACGCCCGAGGGCTTAGGCGAATGGGAGAGGATCCGAACCTGGCTGTGCAGGTTCCTCCACTGTGGTGCATGA
- a CDS encoding DUF2179 domain-containing protein has product MALFIISPELYAWVILPLLIFLARVCDVTMETVRIVFISKGIRLLATVIAFFEIVIWLLAAGVVMNDLANIANFLAFALGFAMGTYVGLVVEERLSLGMVILRIVTADESRDAIVSSLQSENHGVTCIEAEGSRGSVTMILSLVQRSEISRITGRIDRINPKAFFSIEDVRYVNEGVFRPRDFRSFLGMVHTLAGQGRKK; this is encoded by the coding sequence ATGGCACTTTTCATAATCAGCCCTGAATTGTATGCATGGGTGATTCTGCCCCTGCTGATCTTTCTGGCCCGCGTCTGTGATGTTACGATGGAGACGGTACGCATCGTTTTCATTTCAAAAGGGATCCGTCTCCTTGCCACAGTGATCGCGTTCTTCGAGATCGTGATCTGGCTGCTGGCGGCCGGGGTTGTGATGAACGATCTTGCCAATATCGCAAACTTCCTCGCGTTCGCGCTGGGGTTTGCGATGGGGACCTACGTCGGGCTCGTTGTTGAAGAACGGTTATCCCTCGGCATGGTTATCCTCCGGATTGTCACAGCCGATGAATCCCGCGATGCAATCGTATCCTCTCTCCAGTCTGAGAACCATGGAGTGACCTGTATCGAAGCCGAGGGCTCCCGGGGATCCGTGACGATGATCCTCTCGCTCGTCCAGCGGTCGGAGATCTCCCGTATCACGGGCCGCATCGACCGGATCAATCCGAAGGCGTTCTTCTCTATCGAGGATGTGCGGTACGTGAACGAAGGGGTGTTCCGGCCCCGGGACTTTCGGTCCTTTTTGGGAATGGTGCACACCCTTGCCGGCCAGGGCCGGAAGAAATAA